A region from the Methanofollis liminatans DSM 4140 genome encodes:
- a CDS encoding TrpB-like pyridoxal phosphate-dependent enzyme, translating to MQTKILLDEDAIPKAWYNIQADLPSPLDPPLHPGTGKPVVPGDLAPIFPMELIRQEMSTQRSIPIPDEVRDILRLWRPSPLYRARRLEQHLKTPARIYFKWEGVSPPGSHKPNTAIPQAYYNMKAGVERLATETGAGQWGSSLAFATALFDMECTVYMVRSSYDQKPYRKSMMQVYGAECIPSPSPRTAAGSKVLAEHPDTPGSLGIAISEAVEDAAGRSDTNYALGSVLNHVCLHQTVIGLEAREQLAMVDEYPDTVIGCVGGGSNFAGIAFPFAGDKITGKHPETEILGVEPTACPTMTKGLYAYDYGDVAGLTPLMRMFTLGHDFVPPAIHAGGLRYHGVSPLVAKLIHDGVVGASSYHQNEVFEAAVTFARTEGIIVAPESAHAVKAAIDAALECRRTGEERVILFNNSGHGNFDFSSYEAYFAGRLIDYEYPADLIRESLSHLPKVG from the coding sequence ATGCAGACCAAGATCCTCCTCGACGAGGATGCCATCCCGAAGGCGTGGTACAATATTCAGGCAGATTTGCCCTCGCCTCTCGACCCGCCGCTCCACCCCGGGACCGGAAAGCCGGTGGTGCCCGGGGATCTCGCTCCGATCTTTCCGATGGAGTTGATCAGGCAGGAGATGAGCACGCAGCGCTCGATCCCGATCCCGGACGAAGTGCGGGATATCCTTCGTCTCTGGAGGCCGAGCCCGCTCTACCGTGCGAGAAGGCTGGAGCAGCACCTCAAGACGCCGGCGCGGATCTACTTCAAGTGGGAGGGCGTCTCCCCGCCGGGCAGCCACAAGCCCAACACCGCCATCCCGCAGGCCTACTACAACATGAAGGCGGGCGTGGAGCGTCTCGCCACCGAGACCGGGGCCGGGCAGTGGGGCTCGTCCCTTGCGTTCGCCACCGCCCTCTTCGACATGGAGTGCACCGTCTACATGGTCAGGTCGAGCTATGACCAGAAGCCCTACCGGAAGAGCATGATGCAGGTCTACGGCGCCGAGTGCATCCCCTCGCCGAGCCCCCGCACCGCCGCGGGCAGTAAGGTGCTGGCGGAGCATCCCGACACCCCGGGCTCCCTGGGCATCGCCATCTCAGAGGCGGTGGAGGACGCCGCGGGACGGTCTGACACCAACTATGCCCTCGGTTCCGTGCTCAACCACGTCTGCCTCCACCAGACGGTGATCGGGCTCGAGGCCCGCGAGCAGCTGGCGATGGTCGACGAATACCCGGACACCGTCATCGGCTGCGTCGGCGGCGGGTCCAACTTCGCCGGGATCGCCTTCCCCTTTGCCGGGGACAAGATCACCGGGAAGCACCCTGAGACCGAGATCCTAGGCGTCGAACCCACCGCATGCCCGACGATGACGAAGGGGCTCTATGCCTACGATTACGGCGATGTGGCCGGCTTAACGCCGCTGATGCGGATGTTCACCCTCGGCCACGACTTCGTCCCGCCGGCGATCCACGCTGGCGGCCTCCGGTACCACGGGGTCTCGCCCCTCGTGGCGAAACTCATCCACGACGGCGTTGTCGGCGCATCATCCTACCACCAGAACGAGGTCTTCGAGGCCGCCGTCACCTTTGCGCGGACCGAGGGGATCATCGTCGCCCCTGAATCGGCCCACGCCGTCAAAGCGGCGATCGACGCCGCCCTCGAGTGCCGGCGCACCGGCGAGGAGCGGGTGATCCTCTTCAACAACTCCGGCCACGGCAACTTCGACTTCTCCAGCTACGAGGCGTACTTTGCAGGGCGTCTCATCGATTACGAATACCCGGCCGACCTGATCCGGGAATCGCTCTCACATCTGCCGAAGGTGGGGTGA
- a CDS encoding V-type ATP synthase subunit I has protein sequence MRRLTVGVHTEAYESCIAALQEAGAVELEAAGDVEGLQGLISPRPRSERIPAIATERARLERCIEALESILPETNPIREIFFPTTPSRVPVAVRGADAVLADAGRLHGVIERVLALKTEDGAIAGRLERIGEEEEMLGYLLPFGIDLAWLGSSPFLEVRAGTIPAGECREIEAHLAGHMPDLAAWFCLCGIGENPAVVLTTAHPTAAAQVDAVLRKLAFREFAPGIKEGAPEEGLARLAGERTALLRKREEIVASLTEIAAGHLPALRALAEELAFLREREEAARLMGGTAGMTVLHGWVREDGADGVASVCERATDGLAFCIFGPPGEDAPVAFDHPGWLAPFGFLTATFGTPAYGSVDPTLFLAPVLVLTFGIMLGDAGYGILLALLAALVLRGAGRTPGTVRDLALVLFACGISGTIFGVLMGGFFGDLLPRLFGIQAPFAVIEPLKDPIAILLLALAIGIAHLNLGLAIAAREHLRTGDLRAMVLSEGVWFVIQPCAAVILLTFFGWGAFPEPAVTLAWAGAGLGIAGVMIGEGPLGFFSLTGFLGDWLSYARILALALATGGIAMMINILAGMIAAVHPALVVLAVVFAVAGHAGNLVLQALGGFIHALRLQYVEFFGRFFRSGGRPFRPFAARRTFTEVTGGDE, from the coding sequence ATGCGTAGGCTGACCGTCGGGGTGCACACGGAGGCGTACGAGTCGTGCATCGCCGCCCTCCAGGAGGCCGGGGCCGTCGAACTGGAGGCGGCCGGCGATGTGGAGGGACTGCAGGGGCTCATCAGTCCCCGCCCGCGGTCTGAGCGGATACCGGCGATCGCCACCGAGCGGGCGCGCCTTGAGCGGTGCATCGAGGCCCTTGAATCTATCCTCCCGGAAACAAACCCGATCAGAGAGATCTTCTTTCCAACGACGCCATCGCGGGTGCCGGTCGCAGTGCGCGGTGCGGACGCCGTCCTTGCAGACGCCGGACGGCTGCACGGGGTGATCGAGAGGGTGCTCGCCCTGAAGACAGAAGACGGGGCGATCGCCGGGAGACTCGAACGCATCGGTGAAGAGGAGGAGATGCTCGGATACCTCCTCCCCTTCGGGATCGACCTCGCATGGCTCGGCTCCTCCCCCTTCCTCGAGGTCAGGGCCGGGACGATCCCGGCCGGCGAGTGCCGGGAGATCGAGGCGCACCTTGCCGGGCATATGCCGGATCTTGCCGCGTGGTTCTGCCTCTGCGGGATCGGCGAAAACCCCGCCGTCGTCCTCACGACCGCCCATCCGACGGCGGCGGCGCAGGTCGACGCCGTCCTCAGGAAACTCGCCTTCAGGGAATTTGCCCCGGGGATAAAGGAGGGGGCGCCCGAAGAGGGGCTGGCCAGGCTTGCAGGGGAACGCACGGCGCTTCTCCGGAAGCGGGAGGAGATCGTCGCCAGCCTCACGGAGATCGCCGCCGGGCACCTCCCGGCCCTGCGGGCCCTTGCCGAAGAACTCGCCTTTCTCAGGGAGCGGGAGGAGGCCGCCAGGCTCATGGGCGGCACCGCCGGTATGACCGTGCTCCACGGGTGGGTCAGGGAGGACGGTGCCGACGGCGTCGCATCGGTCTGCGAACGGGCGACGGACGGGCTTGCCTTCTGCATCTTCGGCCCGCCCGGCGAGGATGCGCCGGTCGCCTTCGACCATCCCGGCTGGCTCGCACCCTTCGGCTTTCTCACCGCCACCTTCGGGACGCCGGCATACGGCAGCGTCGATCCCACCCTCTTCCTCGCCCCGGTGCTCGTGCTCACCTTCGGGATCATGCTCGGCGACGCCGGCTACGGCATCCTCCTCGCCCTTCTCGCCGCCCTGGTCCTGAGAGGGGCCGGACGGACGCCGGGGACGGTGCGGGACCTCGCCCTCGTCCTCTTCGCCTGCGGGATCTCCGGGACGATCTTCGGCGTCCTGATGGGCGGGTTCTTCGGCGATCTCCTCCCCCGCCTCTTCGGGATACAGGCACCCTTCGCCGTCATTGAGCCGCTGAAAGACCCGATCGCCATCCTCCTCCTCGCCCTTGCGATCGGGATCGCCCACCTCAACCTCGGGCTGGCAATCGCCGCCCGCGAACACCTGCGCACCGGAGACCTGCGGGCGATGGTCCTCTCGGAGGGAGTCTGGTTCGTCATCCAGCCCTGCGCCGCCGTGATCCTCCTGACCTTCTTCGGGTGGGGCGCCTTTCCCGAACCCGCCGTCACCCTTGCATGGGCCGGGGCCGGGCTCGGCATCGCCGGGGTGATGATCGGCGAGGGGCCGCTCGGGTTCTTCTCGCTCACCGGCTTTCTCGGGGACTGGCTCAGTTACGCCCGCATCCTGGCCCTCGCCCTCGCCACCGGCGGGATCGCCATGATGATCAATATCCTCGCCGGGATGATCGCCGCCGTCCACCCGGCCCTCGTCGTCCTCGCCGTCGTCTTCGCCGTGGCCGGGCATGCGGGCAACCTGGTGCTCCAGGCCCTCGGGGGGTTTATCCATGCCCTCAGGCTCCAGTACGTCGAGTTCTTCGGGAGGTTCTTCCGGAGCGGCGGCCGGCCCTTCAGGCCGTTTGCAGCCAGGCGGACCTTCACCGAGGTCACGGGAGGGGATGAGTGA
- a CDS encoding ATP synthase subunit C codes for MGVDAGLVLAVIGAGLAVGLAAIGSGIGVGIAGATGAGVIAVRPEKFGKAIVFQAVPQTQGMYGLLVAVLILLSTGVIGGGTEGVPLPLGLAALGAGLAAGIAGLSAIGQGIAASAGIAATAERDEAMGKSLIFAVIPETQAIYGLLVAILIMAFTGLLTGSPVATEATGLAAIGCGLAVGIAGLSAIGQGIAAAAGSAAAAEHEESFGKGLVFAVIPETQAIYGLLVAILIMAFTGMIAGDPVGDIAIGFAAIGCGFAVGLAGISAIGQGIAAAAGSAASAEHEGSFGKGLVFSVIPETQAIYGLLVAILIMAFTGMITRDLTATLAAGFASIACGFAVGFAGISAIGQGIAASAGIAATAEKEEMFGKGLVFTVIPETQAIYGLLVAILIMAFTGMITRDVTATAAAGLAAIGSGFAVGLAGLSAIGQGMTAASGIGATAQREGAMGPSLIFAVMAETFAIFGLLVAILIMFGIGLFGG; via the coding sequence ATGGGGGTCGATGCCGGGCTCGTCCTCGCCGTCATCGGGGCCGGGCTTGCCGTGGGGCTTGCCGCCATCGGCTCCGGGATCGGCGTCGGGATCGCCGGGGCGACCGGGGCAGGCGTGATCGCCGTCAGGCCGGAGAAGTTTGGAAAAGCGATCGTCTTCCAGGCGGTGCCGCAGACGCAGGGGATGTACGGCCTCCTCGTCGCCGTGCTCATCCTCCTCTCCACGGGGGTGATCGGCGGCGGGACTGAGGGCGTCCCCCTCCCCCTCGGGCTGGCGGCCCTGGGCGCCGGTCTGGCCGCGGGGATCGCCGGGCTCTCGGCGATCGGGCAGGGAATCGCCGCATCGGCCGGGATCGCAGCCACCGCCGAGCGCGACGAGGCGATGGGGAAGAGCCTGATCTTTGCGGTGATCCCGGAGACACAGGCAATCTACGGGCTTCTCGTCGCCATCCTGATCATGGCGTTCACCGGACTCCTGACCGGATCGCCGGTGGCCACCGAGGCGACCGGGCTCGCGGCGATCGGCTGCGGGCTTGCCGTGGGGATCGCAGGTCTTTCGGCGATCGGACAGGGGATCGCCGCCGCCGCGGGATCGGCAGCGGCGGCCGAGCACGAGGAGAGTTTTGGAAAAGGGCTCGTGTTTGCAGTGATCCCGGAGACGCAGGCGATATACGGGCTTCTCGTCGCCATCCTGATCATGGCGTTCACCGGCATGATCGCCGGCGATCCGGTCGGCGACATTGCGATCGGTTTCGCGGCGATCGGGTGCGGGTTTGCCGTGGGGCTCGCCGGCATATCGGCGATCGGGCAGGGGATCGCCGCCGCCGCGGGATCGGCGGCCAGCGCCGAGCACGAGGGGTCCTTCGGGAAAGGGCTCGTATTCTCGGTTATCCCTGAGACGCAGGCGATCTACGGCCTCCTCGTCGCCATCCTGATCATGGCGTTCACCGGCATGATCACGCGGGACCTCACCGCCACCCTTGCTGCGGGCTTCGCCTCGATCGCCTGCGGTTTCGCCGTCGGTTTTGCAGGGATCTCGGCGATCGGGCAGGGGATCGCCGCATCGGCCGGGATCGCAGCCACCGCCGAAAAGGAGGAGATGTTCGGGAAGGGGCTTGTCTTCACCGTCATCCCCGAGACGCAGGCGATCTATGGCCTCCTCGTCGCCATCCTGATCATGGCGTTCACCGGCATGATCACGCGGGACGTCACCGCCACGGCGGCCGCCGGGCTTGCCGCCATCGGCTCGGGTTTCGCCGTCGGGCTCGCCGGGCTCTCGGCGATCGGGCAGGGTATGACCGCAGCCTCCGGGATCGGGGCGACTGCGCAGCGTGAAGGGGCGATGGGGCCGAGCCTGATCTTTGCCGTGATGGCCGAGACCTTCGCCATCTTCGGGCTGCTGGTGGCGATCCTGATCATGTTCGGGATCGGGCTCTTCGGGGGCTGA
- a CDS encoding V-type ATP synthase subunit E, whose product MDEIIERIGADAAAEAEAIRREAEAGEEQILRDGRAASEREAAEIMAEGRREAARQRRKAIAQARLSARARLRACREAGLDRAFEEAERRIAALKDSDEYPAVLRRLILEGREVVGGGPITVLCREEERGAVVVACSRIEGVTIAPLKDDGPGGGVVVLAGRSRCDQRFSSRIARMREGLTGRTAAILFGEERHDRP is encoded by the coding sequence GTGGACGAGATCATCGAACGTATCGGCGCCGACGCCGCCGCGGAGGCGGAGGCGATCCGCAGGGAGGCCGAAGCCGGGGAAGAGCAGATCCTCAGGGACGGGCGGGCGGCATCTGAGAGAGAGGCCGCAGAGATCATGGCCGAAGGAAGGCGTGAGGCGGCCAGACAGCGACGAAAGGCGATCGCACAGGCGCGCCTCTCGGCCCGCGCCCGCCTCAGGGCGTGCAGGGAGGCGGGCCTCGACCGCGCCTTCGAGGAGGCCGAACGGCGGATCGCCGCCCTCAAAGACTCAGACGAGTACCCGGCCGTCCTCAGGAGGCTCATCCTCGAAGGGCGCGAGGTCGTGGGCGGCGGCCCCATCACCGTCCTCTGCCGTGAAGAGGAGAGGGGGGCCGTCGTCGTCGCCTGCAGCCGGATCGAAGGGGTCACCATCGCACCGCTCAAGGACGACGGCCCGGGCGGCGGCGTTGTCGTGCTTGCCGGACGGTCCAGGTGCGACCAGCGTTTTTCTTCCAGGATCGCACGGATGCGGGAGGGCCTGACCGGAAGGACCGCTGCAATCCTCTTCGGGGAGGAGCGTCATGACCGCCCTTGA
- a CDS encoding V0D/AC39 family V-type ATPase subunit — protein MTALEEIAVAVLSGADGKAMLVAGLSIAVMVAVILAASAGYFRMILNIALFAQPDARVRAIGNPMIGREGVREALEAGNLHDLFERFAALGHRMPAGAGLDGQEADRLVRVHHYEAVMRLIESVPDGVRHFFVAYAAMIGTGEAAAIVAGKGRGLSPAAIEERAVPIGALTPERVRKAAHAGSEEEAIRRMAKAPFGPALARAHAAAAGDTAAFSALSLAAALTEMGVAARGVDISLSPPVVETAGRMVDAANLRALVRARASGTGREAAARHLIRQGGFEITGERLLHAERAGNLADLVAAVEGTRYHRYLAALPGAVQEGDAAALETALDRCILDAARGIASQYHLESGPLLRHLVALGYEARNMRAIAVGVAAGAPTEEIERVLIVEETEA, from the coding sequence ATGACCGCCCTTGAGGAGATCGCCGTCGCCGTCCTCTCCGGGGCCGACGGGAAGGCCATGCTCGTCGCCGGGCTCTCCATCGCCGTCATGGTGGCGGTGATCCTGGCGGCGTCGGCCGGATATTTCAGGATGATCCTGAACATCGCTCTCTTTGCCCAGCCCGACGCACGGGTCCGGGCGATCGGCAACCCCATGATCGGCAGGGAAGGGGTGAGGGAGGCGCTGGAGGCCGGAAATCTCCACGACCTCTTCGAACGGTTTGCCGCCCTCGGGCACCGGATGCCGGCCGGTGCGGGTCTCGACGGCCAGGAGGCGGACCGGCTCGTCAGGGTGCACCACTACGAGGCCGTCATGCGCCTGATCGAGAGCGTGCCCGACGGGGTCAGACATTTCTTCGTGGCATACGCGGCGATGATCGGCACCGGGGAGGCGGCGGCGATCGTGGCGGGGAAGGGGCGCGGCCTCTCACCCGCCGCCATCGAAGAGCGTGCCGTCCCTATCGGGGCCCTCACGCCCGAGCGCGTGAGAAAGGCGGCGCATGCCGGGAGCGAGGAGGAGGCGATCAGGAGGATGGCGAAGGCGCCGTTCGGCCCCGCCCTCGCCCGCGCCCATGCCGCCGCCGCAGGAGACACCGCCGCATTTTCGGCACTTTCTCTCGCCGCCGCCCTCACCGAGATGGGCGTGGCCGCACGCGGGGTGGACATCTCTCTCTCCCCGCCGGTGGTGGAGACCGCCGGCAGAATGGTCGACGCCGCCAATCTCCGCGCCCTCGTGCGGGCCAGGGCATCCGGCACCGGGCGAGAAGCGGCGGCACGCCACCTGATCAGACAGGGCGGCTTCGAAATCACCGGGGAGCGGCTGCTCCATGCCGAACGGGCGGGAAACCTCGCCGACCTGGTCGCCGCCGTCGAGGGGACGCGCTACCACCGGTATCTCGCCGCCCTTCCCGGGGCGGTGCAGGAAGGCGACGCCGCCGCACTGGAGACGGCCCTCGACCGGTGCATCCTGGACGCCGCCCGGGGGATCGCCAGCCAGTACCACCTGGAGAGCGGCCCCCTGCTCCGCCACCTCGTCGCACTCGGCTACGAGGCGCGGAATATGAGAGCGATCGCCGTCGGCGTGGCGGCCGGGGCGCCGACCGAAGAGATCGAACGGGTGCTCATCGTGGAGGAGACAGAGGCATGA
- a CDS encoding V-type ATP synthase subunit F, translating to MRITAIGDRSMALACRAGGIARAVACADAEEAEHALTGALAEKDIGVILVLDRYLAAIPGPQIPGVYPVVIGVPGPSGPVHGEDTVARAVRRVAGRGLPGVSG from the coding sequence ATGAGGATTACAGCAATCGGAGACCGCTCCATGGCACTGGCATGCAGGGCCGGCGGGATCGCCCGGGCGGTCGCCTGCGCCGATGCAGAGGAGGCCGAACACGCACTGACAGGAGCGCTCGCAGAGAAAGATATCGGCGTGATCCTTGTGCTCGACCGATACCTCGCCGCCATCCCGGGGCCGCAGATCCCCGGGGTCTACCCGGTGGTGATCGGGGTTCCCGGGCCTTCGGGCCCGGTGCACGGGGAGGACACCGTCGCCAGAGCGGTGAGGAGAGTGGCAGGCAGGGGTCTACCCGGGGTGAGCGGGTGA
- a CDS encoding V-type ATP synthase subunit A, whose translation MTGRIVRITGPVIEADGMRGGRMYEVVRAGNAALIGEIIGLSEDVATIQVYEDTTGIAPGEPVERTGASLSVELGPGLLGRVYDGIQRPLQVIRDEMGDFIIRGASLPALDRTRRHEFTPQAQAGGTATPGTRIGTVPEGRFAHAVLVPPGVEGRFLRIAPPGAYTIDEGIACVRTAGGEEVTLSMLQHWPVRVARPIREKLPPTEPLITGQRVIDSFFPMAKGGAAAVPGPFGAGKTVVQHQLAKWSDADIIVYVGCGERGNELADVLRQFPALEDPRTGEPLMGRTVLIGNTSNMPVAAREASVYTGITIAEYYRDMGYDVALMADSTSRWAEAMREISGRLEEMPGEHGYPAYLASRLAEFYERAGRVRPLGSAETTGSISVIGAVSPPGGDFSEPVTQNTLRIVKVFWALDADLAHERHFPAVNWLLSYSLYLDAVREWWEEHGGPDWERVRADLMAILQKESELEEIVHLVGPDVLPEEDKLTLLVAGIVRESFLIQYAFDPVDTYCPPQKQYLMMRLIMDYAAAGRAAVGRGASAAEVAALAVTGMLSRLGSVPAADFPAFFGEVERHIEEEFGRGGRP comes from the coding sequence GTGACCGGGCGGATCGTCAGGATCACGGGCCCGGTGATCGAGGCCGACGGGATGCGGGGCGGACGGATGTACGAGGTGGTCAGGGCGGGAAACGCCGCCCTTATCGGGGAGATCATCGGGCTTTCCGAGGACGTCGCAACGATCCAGGTCTACGAGGACACCACCGGGATCGCACCCGGAGAACCGGTCGAGCGGACCGGCGCCTCTCTCTCGGTCGAACTCGGCCCCGGCCTGCTCGGCAGGGTCTATGACGGCATCCAGCGCCCCCTTCAGGTGATAAGGGACGAGATGGGCGATTTCATCATCAGGGGGGCCTCCCTGCCCGCACTGGACAGAACGCGGCGGCACGAATTCACCCCGCAGGCACAGGCCGGAGGGACGGCGACGCCGGGCACCCGGATCGGGACGGTCCCAGAGGGGCGGTTCGCCCATGCCGTCCTGGTGCCCCCGGGGGTCGAGGGGCGGTTTCTCAGGATCGCACCGCCCGGCGCCTACACCATCGACGAGGGGATCGCATGCGTCAGGACCGCAGGAGGCGAAGAGGTGACCCTTTCCATGCTCCAGCACTGGCCGGTGCGGGTGGCGCGGCCGATCCGGGAGAAGCTCCCCCCCACAGAGCCCCTGATCACCGGGCAGCGGGTGATCGACTCGTTCTTCCCGATGGCCAAAGGAGGGGCGGCCGCGGTGCCCGGACCCTTTGGAGCCGGAAAGACCGTTGTCCAGCACCAGCTCGCCAAATGGTCTGATGCCGACATCATCGTCTATGTGGGCTGCGGGGAGCGGGGGAACGAACTCGCGGACGTGCTGCGCCAGTTCCCGGCCCTCGAAGACCCCAGGACCGGCGAGCCCCTGATGGGGCGGACGGTGCTCATCGGAAACACCTCGAACATGCCGGTGGCCGCCCGCGAGGCCTCGGTGTACACCGGGATCACCATCGCCGAGTACTACCGGGACATGGGCTACGACGTCGCCCTGATGGCCGACTCCACCTCCCGCTGGGCCGAGGCGATGCGGGAGATCTCAGGGCGCCTCGAGGAGATGCCGGGGGAACACGGTTATCCGGCCTATCTGGCCTCCAGGCTTGCGGAGTTCTACGAGCGGGCCGGAAGGGTGCGGCCCCTCGGCTCCGCAGAGACGACCGGATCGATCTCGGTGATCGGGGCGGTCTCGCCGCCGGGCGGCGATTTTTCAGAGCCGGTCACCCAGAACACCCTCAGGATCGTCAAGGTCTTCTGGGCCCTCGACGCCGATCTCGCCCACGAACGGCATTTCCCGGCGGTGAACTGGCTTCTGTCCTATTCCCTCTACCTCGACGCCGTCCGGGAGTGGTGGGAGGAGCACGGCGGGCCTGACTGGGAGCGGGTGAGAGCCGACCTGATGGCGATCCTCCAGAAAGAGAGCGAACTCGAGGAGATCGTCCATCTCGTCGGCCCGGACGTCCTGCCCGAGGAGGACAAACTCACCCTCCTCGTCGCCGGGATCGTCAGGGAGTCGTTTTTGATCCAGTACGCCTTCGACCCGGTCGACACCTACTGCCCGCCGCAGAAGCAGTACCTGATGATGAGACTGATCATGGATTATGCGGCGGCAGGACGGGCGGCGGTGGGGAGGGGCGCCTCAGCCGCAGAGGTGGCGGCGCTGGCCGTGACCGGCATGCTCTCCCGCCTGGGTTCGGTCCCGGCCGCCGATTTCCCGGCGTTCTTCGGCGAGGTGGAGCGGCACATCGAGGAGGAGTTCGGCAGGGGTGGGAGACCATGA
- a CDS encoding V-type ATP synthase subunit B → MTSPAREYTSVTTVAGPLMAVSGVGDAAYGEVVEIRLPDGERRLGQVLESRLDLAVVQVFGGTRDLDTEATSVRFTGEPLRMAVSPEILGRVFDGAGRPADGGGAVIPEEVREISGASINPTARAFPQDCIETGISAIDGMNTLVRGQKLPIFSGAGLPHSRLAAQIARQARVLGDAEEFAIVFGAMGITSEESRFFLEAFEETGALEHAVIFANLADDPAIERIVTPRCALTAAEYLAFSEGMHVLVILQDITAYCEALREVSAAREEVPARRGYPGYMYTDLASIFERAGRIKGKKGSITQLPIISMPDDDITHPVPDLTGYITEGQIVLSRDLHRKSVYPPIDVLPSLSRLMPGGIGKEKTREDHGAVSDQMYAAYARGRRLESLVAVIGEEGLTPTDRLYLDFAARFEREFVGQGAAAGRTITETLDLAWGLLSRFPDDELKRIDPALIAAHARREKT, encoded by the coding sequence ATGACCTCGCCGGCACGGGAGTACACCTCCGTCACCACGGTCGCCGGGCCCCTGATGGCCGTCTCGGGCGTGGGTGACGCCGCCTACGGCGAGGTGGTGGAGATCCGCCTCCCTGATGGGGAACGGCGCCTGGGGCAGGTGCTCGAAAGCCGCCTGGACCTCGCCGTCGTGCAGGTCTTCGGGGGGACGCGGGACCTGGACACCGAGGCGACCTCGGTCAGGTTCACCGGCGAACCCCTGCGCATGGCCGTCTCGCCCGAGATCCTCGGGCGGGTCTTCGACGGCGCCGGAAGGCCGGCGGACGGCGGCGGCGCCGTCATCCCTGAGGAGGTGCGGGAGATATCGGGCGCCTCCATCAACCCCACGGCGCGCGCTTTCCCGCAGGACTGCATCGAGACCGGGATCTCGGCGATCGACGGGATGAACACCCTGGTGCGGGGGCAGAAACTCCCGATCTTCTCGGGCGCCGGTCTCCCCCACTCCCGCCTCGCCGCCCAGATCGCCAGGCAGGCGCGGGTGCTCGGCGATGCCGAGGAGTTTGCGATCGTCTTCGGGGCGATGGGGATCACGAGCGAGGAGTCCAGGTTCTTCCTGGAGGCGTTCGAGGAGACCGGGGCCCTGGAGCACGCCGTGATCTTCGCCAACCTCGCCGACGATCCCGCCATCGAGCGGATCGTCACCCCGCGCTGCGCCCTGACGGCGGCCGAATACCTCGCCTTCTCGGAGGGGATGCACGTCCTCGTGATCCTCCAGGACATCACGGCCTACTGCGAGGCGCTGCGGGAGGTCTCGGCGGCCAGGGAAGAGGTGCCGGCCCGGCGGGGATACCCCGGCTACATGTACACCGACCTCGCCTCGATCTTCGAGCGGGCAGGGCGGATCAAGGGAAAGAAGGGCTCCATCACCCAGCTCCCGATCATCTCCATGCCGGACGACGACATCACCCACCCGGTGCCCGACCTCACCGGCTACATCACCGAGGGGCAGATCGTCCTCTCGCGCGACCTCCACCGGAAGAGCGTGTACCCGCCGATCGACGTCCTTCCAAGCCTGTCCCGCCTGATGCCCGGCGGCATCGGAAAGGAGAAGACGCGCGAGGACCACGGCGCCGTTTCCGACCAGATGTATGCGGCGTATGCACGGGGCAGGCGGCTCGAAAGCCTGGTGGCGGTGATCGGGGAGGAGGGGCTCACGCCAACAGACCGCCTCTACCTCGACTTCGCCGCACGCTTCGAGCGGGAATTCGTCGGGCAGGGGGCGGCGGCCGGGCGGACGATCACCGAAACCCTGGACCTTGCATGGGGTCTGCTCTCCCGGTTCCCGGACGACGAACTCAAACGGATCGACCCGGCCCTGATCGCCGCCCATGCGCGGAGGGAGAAGACGTGA
- a CDS encoding V-type ATP synthase subunit D has translation MSRRIIPGTRPTRIELLKIRKRIVVAEKGHELLQEKLDAMVLEFFRLQEERERLRTAAETAFADAYRPLLRAEMTMGARDLEDALALTASIGEIAMERRTVMGTAVPAIPLPERLRTAEEPGYPLAAPGASLDEACRRCEEAVRAALVCAEAEGAMARLADQIVTVRRRTNALAYMLIPSLRDTAAYIEDYLEEMEREDLYRRKHTKSLRREETKA, from the coding sequence GTGAGCCGGCGGATCATACCGGGGACCCGCCCCACCCGGATCGAACTGCTGAAGATCAGGAAGCGGATCGTCGTCGCAGAGAAAGGGCACGAACTCCTCCAGGAGAAACTCGACGCCATGGTGCTGGAGTTTTTCCGGCTGCAGGAGGAGCGGGAGAGACTGAGGACAGCCGCAGAAACAGCATTTGCAGACGCGTACCGGCCGCTTCTCCGGGCAGAGATGACCATGGGGGCCAGAGACCTCGAAGACGCCCTCGCCCTCACCGCCTCCATCGGCGAGATTGCGATGGAGCGGCGGACGGTGATGGGCACGGCGGTGCCGGCGATCCCTCTCCCTGAGCGCCTGCGCACGGCCGAAGAGCCGGGTTATCCCCTTGCTGCGCCGGGCGCCTCCCTGGACGAGGCCTGCCGCCGCTGCGAGGAGGCGGTCAGGGCTGCCCTGGTCTGCGCCGAAGCAGAAGGGGCGATGGCCCGGCTTGCAGACCAGATCGTCACGGTCAGGAGGAGGACGAACGCCCTCGCCTATATGCTCATCCCATCGCTCCGCGATACGGCCGCCTATATCGAGGACTACCTGGAGGAGATGGAGCGGGAGGACCTCTACCGGCGGAAACATACCAAATCCCTCCGCAGGGAGGAGACGAAGGCATGA